GCACTGAATCAGAGGAAGCCCAAGGGGATCTCTTTTGAACGGCAAACAAGCTGTTGTCGCTGCAGCCAACGTGTGGTGGTGGGTGAAGCTTACGAGCAGGTATTGAATCGCCAAGCGAGAATGCGTGACTGCTTGTTGCCGTGCTGCATGGGAAGGATGCGCACTTCGGCAGGATTGAGTTTTTCGAGCATGGGCTTGAGCTGGGTAACGGAAGATGCCCGCGAGAGCAGAGTGGTGAACCAATGCACTCGAGATGCATGGACGGCGCTCTCATGGAGCAGTTGTTGCACAAACCCGACCTCGCCCTCAGGGTAACAGAGTTCGTGAATCCATCCCCCGGTGCTCCGAAACCTGGGGTGGCTGGGAAGATTGCGCCGCAGATGCGTGCGATGTTTGTGATGATGTGCCCGAGCTGCGGACTCCGGGGAATCATAGAAAGGGGGATTGCAGACGGTGGCGGTGATCTGATCATCGTTGTGGAGCACGCCCTGCAAAATTCGAGCGGGATCAGCCTGAACCCTTATGACTATTCTTGACGCGATTTGCGGGTTGCGCAGCAGCGTAGTCCGAAGGCACTGGAGGGATGGCGGGCTTGCATCGCAGGCAATGACACGCCACTTGAAATGGGAGGCGGCGAGCAGGGCGTATATCCCGCTGGCACCCGTTCCGATGTCGAGCAGCGTGACCTCAGGAACGTTTTTTCCGATCAGCGAGCGCAGATGGAAAAGGTAGTCGATGCGTCCCGGAATGGTGGGGCAGAGGTAGGGTTCGGGAAGCTCCCAATCTGATATCCCGTAGTCGTTTTCCAGGATCGCGCGATTGAGCAACCGAACTGCTGTCGGGTCGGAGAACCGGATCCAGCGTCCGGAACCGTCCG
The DNA window shown above is from Puniceicoccaceae bacterium and carries:
- a CDS encoding RlmF-related methyltransferase encodes the protein MQNEDEKHPAISGFHPDNPHVGPYDFDQLASAFPKLNSHLIEKPDGSGRWIRFSDPTAVRLLNRAILENDYGISDWELPEPYLCPTIPGRIDYLFHLRSLIGKNVPEVTLLDIGTGASGIYALLAASHFKWRVIACDASPPSLQCLRTTLLRNPQIASRIVIRVQADPARILQGVLHNDDQITATVCNPPFYDSPESAARAHHHKHRTHLRRNLPSHPRFRSTGGWIHELCYPEGEVGFVQQLLHESAVHASRVHWFTTLLSRASSVTQLKPMLEKLNPAEVRILPMQHGNKQSRILAWRFNTCS